One window of the Zea mays cultivar B73 chromosome 3, Zm-B73-REFERENCE-NAM-5.0, whole genome shotgun sequence genome contains the following:
- the LOC103651792 gene encoding V-type proton ATPase 16 kDa proteolipid subunit, with amino-acid sequence MVAYTFSGDKATPFFGTATALVFRMGVIYETTKSGVGVASMGVMRLKLVMKSIVLVVMARVLDIYDLIIVAIISAGINPKAKPYFLDGYAHLSFELVCSLDGLAVGMAIRIVRDTRVR; translated from the exons ATGGTGGCCTACACCTTCAGCGGCGACAAGGCGACGCCCTTCTTCGGCACCGCCACCGCTCTTGTCTTCC GCATGGGTGTCATCTATGAGACGACCAAGAGTGGTGTCGGCGTCGCCTCCATGGGCGTCATGCGCCTCAAGCTTGTCATGAAGTCCATCGTCCTCGTCGTCATGGCCAGAGTCCTCGACATCTATGACCTCATCATCGTCGCCATCATCTCTGCCGGGATCAACCCCAAGGCCAAGCCCTACTTCTTAGACGGCTACGCACACCTCTCCTTCGAACTCGTATGCAGCCTTGATGGCCTCGCTGTCGGCATGGCCATCAGGATCGTCAGAGACACCAGAGTTAG GTAA
- the LOC118476784 gene encoding uncharacterized protein has protein sequence MLQLLMAAAFSAAPLTLYVSPVRNLSLFVEVMEVVSHGVVARFRVSLSRVLAGLAQPISSR, from the coding sequence ATGCTGCAGCTGCTGATGGCGGCGGCCTTCTCGGCGGCCCCGCTAACACTGTACGTGTCGCCGGTGCGCAACCTCAGCCTCTTCGTGGAGGTCATGGAGGTCGTCTCCCACGGCGTCGTCGCCCGCTTCCGTGTCAGCCTCTCCCGCGTCCTCGCTGGCCTAGCCCAGCCCATCTCCAGTCGGTGA